In one Mycoplasmopsis canis PG 14 genomic region, the following are encoded:
- a CDS encoding IS30 family transposase — protein MKNLGKWICIFDQSKKENKYTHYEIAENIDTIWKFQGKLELTRNLQKKQMDIDSIYNALFEISQGISIQKASRKIKRDVRTIKNKIDLMTSKHSKDLLKYQRFQCNNCFKRVTKVKVIHFSKIYDHLLDYRYSRLFFRNTKLQEKWEPFKEYWNDIRHKYNKYKIKRNIKEKMPKTSVKFLVNSFKKSHIGFSPSVSSVYKKMQSLPFYLDYEHIIRKSEGKYIRKTTKKTKLVTLNNATEITKRPNYINDRSEMGHYELDTVMGKIDDKKCLVTLLERQTRKSYATITKRGSKYIHQALNNMIKKFGLNIKSLTVDNGKENVLLHKIIPKDRLFKCLPYSSWQKGSIENMHRLIRYFIPKGKSLDNYTQEEIDFMMEWINNYRKIINQP, from the coding sequence AAATATTGATACTATTTGAAAGTTTCAAGGAAAATTAGAACTAACTAGAAATTTACAGAAAAAACAAATGGATATTGATTCAATTTATAATGCTTTATTTGAAATTAGCCAAGGTATATCAATTCAAAAAGCCTCTAGAAAAATAAAAAGAGATGTGAGAACAATAAAAAACAAAATTGATCTTATGACTAGTAAACATTCTAAAGATTTATTAAAATATCAAAGATTTCAATGTAACAATTGTTTTAAAAGAGTCACTAAGGTTAAAGTTATTCATTTTTCTAAAATATACGATCATTTATTGGATTATAGATACTCAAGATTGTTTTTCAGAAATACTAAGTTACAAGAAAAATGAGAACCATTTAAAGAGTATTGAAATGATATTAGACATAAATATAATAAATACAAAATCAAAAGAAATATTAAAGAAAAGATGCCAAAAACTTCTGTAAAGTTTTTGGTAAATTCTTTTAAGAAATCTCACATTGGCTTTAGCCCTTCTGTTAGTTCAGTGTATAAAAAGATGCAATCCTTACCATTTTATCTAGATTATGAACATATAATTAGAAAATCAGAAGGTAAATATATTAGGAAAACAACCAAGAAGACTAAATTAGTAACATTGAATAACGCTACCGAAATAACTAAGAGACCAAATTATATTAACGATAGATCAGAAATGGGCCATTACGAACTTGATACTGTAATGGGCAAAATTGATGATAAAAAGTGTTTAGTAACTTTGTTAGAAAGACAAACTAGAAAGTCATATGCTACAATAACCAAAAGAGGTTCAAAATATATTCATCAAGCTTTAAATAATATGATTAAAAAGTTTGGTTTAAATATTAAATCCTTAACTGTCGATAATGGTAAGGAAAATGTTTTATTACACAAAATCATTCCTAAAGACAGATTGTTCAAATGTCTTCCATATAGTTCATGGCAAAAAGGCTCCATTGAAAATATGCATAGATTAATAAGGTATTTTATTCCTAAAGGTAAAAGTCTTGACAATTATACTCAAGAAGAAATTGATTTTATGATGGAATGAATAAATAACTATAGAAAAATTATTAATCAACCTTAG